CAGCGAGCCATGTCCTATTCGGAGCTCCTCTCCCAGGTTCCCCTCTTCTCGTCACTCGGGTCCGACGACCTGGAGCGGCTCTCCGCGAGCCTGCAGCCGAGGCGCTACGACCGGGGGGAGATCATCTTCCACCAGGGAGACGTGGGGACGGACCTCTACATCATCCGCAAGGGCGAGGTGACCATCCGCCTCAGCTCGGCCGATGGCCGGGAGGTCGCCCTGGCCCTGCTCCGGCGGGGAGATGCCTTCGGAGAGCTGGCGCTGCTGGACGAAGCGCCCCGCTCGACGGACGCGGTGGCGCGCGACGAGGCGGCGCTGCTCACCTTGAGCCGCAAGGACTTCCAGAAATTCCTGGAAGAGAGGCCGCAGGTGATACCGGCCCTGCTGGCCGAGCTGAGCCGTCTGGTGCGGCGCGTCACGCAGACGGTCCACGACGCCAGCTTCCTGGATGCACGCGCCCGACTGGCGCGCGTGCTGTTGGACCTGGCCCAGAGGCAGGGAGAGGCCGGCGGCGAGGGGGTGGCCATCACCCCCCGGCTCACCCAGACGGAGCTGGCCAACCTGGCCGGACTCACCCGGGAGAGCACCAACCGGTGGCTGCGCTTCTACGCCCGCGAGGGACTGCTGTCCTACGAGGAGGGGCGCATCACCCTGTTGGAGCCCGACAACCTGCGGCTGAACGTGGAGTGAGTCAGCGCACGTAGACGTTGCGCAGCACGGAGATCATCGCCGCCACGTCCGCCGCGGCGGCCAGCTCGCGGATGGAGTGCATGGACATCATGGGGTTGCCCACGTCCACGGTG
The sequence above is drawn from the Archangium gephyra genome and encodes:
- a CDS encoding Crp/Fnr family transcriptional regulator, producing the protein MSYSELLSQVPLFSSLGSDDLERLSASLQPRRYDRGEIIFHQGDVGTDLYIIRKGEVTIRLSSADGREVALALLRRGDAFGELALLDEAPRSTDAVARDEAALLTLSRKDFQKFLEERPQVIPALLAELSRLVRRVTQTVHDASFLDARARLARVLLDLAQRQGEAGGEGVAITPRLTQTELANLAGLTRESTNRWLRFYAREGLLSYEEGRITLLEPDNLRLNVE